Sequence from the Candidatus Amarolinea dominans genome:
TACCCGAACCCGACCCGGATTGGCCCAAATCCTGCCTCTTGACAGAGCGTCGCGCGCGTGCTATGCTGTCACCGGTCGTAAGCCTGTTCCCCGCCTTCCTAGTTGCCTCCCGCCGCCGGAAGTCCCTGGCGAGAGTGTTTTCTCCCGCCTGCGACCTCCTTCAGCAGTCAGGAAAATGTTCCTGACCCCATCCGTTTCGATTGCTGCACGAAAGGAGCCCGTTCTCATGTTGCAAATGAATCAATTGACGAATGAACTTGTGGTGGCCGAGGCGATGGCATCTGAATTGTCCGACTATCTCCTGGATGATCGCCTCTTCCGTCAGATCGTCGTGCAGGGGCCGCTGGGCACACAGCAGCCCAAAATGACCCTGGGCGGGCTGCTCAGCCGCCTGCAGATGCTGCAGTTCCGGGCGGCGGCGCTGGAGCCAGCCGAGCGGTCACGTGTCGAACAGGTAGCGGCGGCCGTTGATCAGGCCCGCCGCACCTACCGGGCGTCGTGGGAGTCCTTTGTGCGCAAGGAGATCAAGAGCAATTTGGACTCCTGGCGTTGGTATATGGACGAGTGCTTTCGGCGCGGTGGCTGTGCCAGCACGTACCCGGCTGAGGTGCGTGCGCGCGTGCGCCTGGCGCTGTTGTTGACGGAGGCGACGGGCGCCGGCTTCGAAATTCTGGCTGAACAGGGCCACCTGCGGCGCCTGGACAGCCAACTGCGCAATGTCTGGCGCGATGGGGCCTTTCTGCTCGATCCCGGGCTGCGCGGCCTCTATCCGGCGGACAGCTTCTGGTGGCTGTATGGCCTGCCCAAGGGAGGCGACGACGATGATTAGGGCGCCAGCCGCCGGTCGTTTAGCCTGTTGGGGTCGCTTGACGGCGCCGCCGCAACCACACGCCTGACTCAGACACCAACATGCCAGTCAGAATCAGTCCACAGCCCACGATCGCGCGCGGTGTCAACTGCTCGCCAATGAGGAGAAAACTGAAGATGGCAGCGAACACCGGTTCGGTGGCAAAAATGAGCGCGGTGTGGGTGGGACTGGTCAGGCGCTGAGCCTTCGTCTGCGCCCAGAAGGCAAACGAGGTGGCCATGACACCGGTAAAAGCGGCCGCAAACCAGACTTGACGGCCCGGCCAGGTGGGCGGGCCGTCCACAGCCAGCGCCACCAGCCAGCTCAGGATGGCGACGCCGGCAATTTGACCAACCGCCAGGGGTACGGCGTCGAAGCGGGGCGCAAAGTGGCCGACGAGCAGAATCTGCGCCGCAAAGGAGATGGCGCAGCCCAGGACGAGCAGATCGCCCGGCGCGATGCTGAGGTCGCCATTCAGCGTCAAGGCGGCCAGGCCCACCGTGGCCAGCGCCACACCGAGCCATGCGCCGGCATGGGGCGGACGCCGCAGGAAGAGCGCCGAACCGAGAGGAACCAGCACCACCGAAATACCGGTGATGAATCCGGCCTTGGCTGGCGTGGTGAAGCGCAGTCCGTAGGTCTGAAAGGCATAGCCGGCAAACAAGGTGACACTGATGAGCAGGCTGGGCAGCAGGACGCGCCGGTAGCGCCCGGGATCTCTGGCGGTGGACAGCGGCCGCAGGAGTAAGGGAAGAAAGACCAGGGTGGCCAGGGTGAAGCGAATGGCGAGAAATGTGACCACGGGAAAGGTCGCCACAGCTTTCTGAACGGTCACGAAGGTGCCGCCCCAGATGGCAGTGACGGCCAGCAGCATGATGTCCGCGTACCAGCCGCGAAAGAGTTTGGTGCTCAAGGCAATGGGTGTCTCACGCGTGATGGGAGATAATCTGAGAACCCGAGCCTGGCCGGGTCAGCCTGTCTCAGGCCAATTGGGCCAGCGCATGAAAACAGCCCGGCCTGCACCGGCCGCGAACCGGTACAGGCTGGGCTGTTGACTGGTTTACCCGTGAATGTTGACGACTGTGCCCACCGGCGCCCAGTTGAACAGCCATTGAGCATCGGCGGTGCGCAGATTGACACAACCGTGGCTCATCGGGCGGCCAAAGTTGTTGTGCCAATAGGCGCCGTGCAGGCCGTAGCCTTTGTGGAAGTACATGGTGTACGGCACGCCAGGCAAGTTATAGCCTGGTCCGGACATGGTGGTAGAGCGGTATTTGACATAAACCTTGAAACGTCCCTGGACGGTCGGCGTGCGCGGCAGGCCGGTGCTGACTAACGCATTGAAGACGGGGCGGCTGCCTTCGTAAGCGGTTAGGCGTTGGGCGCTGAGATCAACATCAATCCAGCGGCCGCTGACAGCAGGGCTGGATGGAGCGCCGCCGCCTATGGCGCCGCCGCCGGTGCTGCCGCCTGAAATGGCCAGGCGTTGACCGACATAGATCACATTGGGATTGGCGAGGTTGTTGGCCCGCATCAGTCTGGCGACGGTCATGTGGTAGCGGGCCGCGATGGAGGACAGGGTGTCACCGCGACGCACAATGTACGTGCCGGGGGTGGGTGAGGTGGGCGCCGCGGCCGGCGGGCTGACCGCACTGCTACC
This genomic interval carries:
- a CDS encoding DMT family transporter; amino-acid sequence: MLLAVTAIWGGTFVTVQKAVATFPVVTFLAIRFTLATLVFLPLLLRPLSTARDPGRYRRVLLPSLLISVTLFAGYAFQTYGLRFTTPAKAGFITGISVVLVPLGSALFLRRPPHAGAWLGVALATVGLAALTLNGDLSIAPGDLLVLGCAISFAAQILLVGHFAPRFDAVPLAVGQIAGVAILSWLVALAVDGPPTWPGRQVWFAAAFTGVMATSFAFWAQTKAQRLTSPTHTALIFATEPVFAAIFSFLLIGEQLTPRAIVGCGLILTGMLVSESGVWLRRRRQATPTG
- a CDS encoding LysM peptidoglycan-binding domain-containing protein, which translates into the protein MHRRLCFSLIVVIVAVSTFVGGGTAAASSPGQGIVSRPAQASGTIYVVRAGDTLGRIAARYGTTVQALMNANGIRNANFVYVGQRLVIPGGSSAVSPPAAAPTSPTPGTYIVRRGDTLSSIAARYHMTVARLMRANNLANPNVIYVGQRLAISGGSTGGGAIGGGAPSSPAVSGRWIDVDLSAQRLTAYEGSRPVFNALVSTGLPRTPTVQGRFKVYVKYRSTTMSGPGYNLPGVPYTMYFHKGYGLHGAYWHNNFGRPMSHGCVNLRTADAQWLFNWAPVGTVVNIHG